The genomic region GCGACTGGTGGCGCATTGGTCCGGGAGATTGTTTTGCTGGTTCGGGATACCGGTGGCCTGGCTGATGCAGCCATTCCCCTGGTACATGAGCTGGCTGTCAAGGAACACGTTTCCCTGCTTGTCGGTCCGGTAGTTGGTTCGGTTGCCAGTGCCGTGGCCCGTGAAACACTGGACCTGGGGATTCCCCTTATTCTCCTCAGTTCTCAGCCTGGCCTGGTGAATGGGGAGCATGGTGTCTTTCAGCATTTTCTGACATCCCGCAATCAGGCCGAACAGCTGGCCCGGCTGATGAGTTCCCGGGCGGCGGTTACGGTGCCGTCGGTTTTCTATCCGGATACGGTTTTTGGCCGCACCTTCAGCCAGTTTTTTGCTGCCGCTGCCGGTCGGGCTGGATTTGCCCCTTCTCGCCTGGTTTCTTATCAGGCCTCGGCAACCGATTTTGGTATACCCATCCGTCGTCTGCTTGTCGACTGCTTACCGGTACCAGTCGAGGAGGGGGAAAAACCGGCAACTGAATGTCAATTGCCGGAGCAGTTCCTGGTGATTCCCGACAATGCCCGCCGCCTGCGGCTGCTGGCGCCGCAACTGGCCCACTATGGTATGACCCGAGTGCATATCTTTGGCAGCCGTGGCTGGCATGAACTCCATGATGAACTCAAAAAAGAGTCGGGTGTGGCAGGGGTGCAGTTTGTTGATGCCTTTTATGCCGGCAGCGATGCTCCCGAGCGGTTGGTATGCTATCGGAATCGCTATCAGGCCATGTTTGCTCAACCAGCCTCTCTTTACGATGCCTACGGTTTTGACACCGTTTGCCTGCTCAAGGAGATCGGTGAAGCAATCACCGGCGATACCAGTGACCCACAGCAGGTGATCAGTGCCGTTCGCAGCCTGCCGCCATTGGAGATGGTGACCGGCTGCACGTCACTGACTGCCGATGGTGAATTTGAAAAGCAGCTCTACTGGTTGTCGATAAGCGATGATGGTACGATACAAGGGGTCGCTGGAGAGCAGGCGTTAATGAACCAGTAACTCAATAATATCTTCGTTTTTGGCCAGTTGACAATCAAAGGAGCTGACCACCTCGTTGCTTTTAAAATCCACCAGTCTGGTATTTATCAAGACGTTGTTCCGGGTTTCCATATACGTTCCCACCAGCACCAGATCTGCCTTCATTTCATGGGCCAAGCTGGTAAACTCACGGGTCAGAACAAACTCGCCGTTCTTGCCCTGATAAAAAATGTCCTTCAATCTGGTTTCCCGGACACGAAAGCCGAGGGCAGCCAGCCGACTCAACATCTGTTCCCCCATCACCATGCCAAAATGGCTGGTTTGGGAAAAGTCAGCCAAAGTGACAAACGAGGTCACCACGATAACCGTATCATGACTGTTATGTGGCGGTGACAGGGAGGTGATCAGATGTTCGGCAATGACCCCGGTTTTATAGGTTCGTTCATACAGGTAATCGCTATAGCTCAGTTCCCCGGAGGTGAGGCAGCCACTGAGGGTAGCTGTGAGCAACAGCGAGAGCAGTATGGCACCTAATAACATGGTTCGCTGGCCACGAGCTGCCTTGATCTCTTTGTTCGCCGGCATGTCAGTTCATCTCTTCTATTTTGATAACGGGCTCCTGGTAATTGAGCAGATAATCGATCAGCGTTGTTCGGGGCAGCCAGCGGCCGGCGGAGGAATAGATAATCTGCGAGGTCTTGCCAATGATTTTAGCAGAGACATAGACTCCCACCGGAGTCAAGGTGTATGATCCGGTGATGATGAAACTGGCTTGATGTTCATCCATAAGTTTCTGCAGGTCCTGGGAAAGGGCCACAATGCCATACTCCTTATGTATCCTCATGGCTTTGCTGAGTCGGATTTCTATGACTTGGAACCCTTCATTCTGGATGTTGGTTGCCAGGGCATCTCCCAGCAGCCTGCCCAGTGGTGTAGTTTCATCATAGTTGCTTTGATCGACAAACGATGAGTAAAGAAAGCGGTAATCCTGCTTTAGGGCGGCATTCTTGATCAGTTCCTGATCAAGAAAGTATTGCAGCAGATCAGCGGTGATGTCCTCCATGAATTGGGTCATATCTGCCGCCTGGTCCATGGGAGAAGGTGGTGCAGTAGATTCCATCCCCACAGCAGCCACTATTTCATTCGGGGCGTCGGCGCTTGCGATGTCTTGTTCTGGTTCAACGGGCTGGTCGGCGGCAGCCGCTGGCTGGGTCACCGATGCCGGTTGGTGGCTGGAGCTGCCGAGATGCCAGGGAAGCCAGCTGCGACAGCCGGTCAATAAGACCAGCAGTAAAAACAGTGAACAGATACCCAGGTGATGGATTTTATTCATGGTGCAGCCTCCTTGCCAGGGCCATGACGTTGCAGGTAGGGGTCCCCTGTAGTGTGTTGTATAGCATGGATAGCAAAGAGTTGCAAAAAACACACCATAGAAGGATGAATAAAAAGGAAATGTTGCTGGCTGAAAAATAGTCTGCCGTTTTTCTGGGCGTTTTCTGTAAAAAGCACGTAATCTGAGTCTCCCAAGGTAAAAAACCGCAGCCAATGAGCATCTGCTCAACTGTGAGCCGGGGAATTGACTGTTTTTTTATATGCAAGAGACGGGATGCCATGGCGATTTTTTGCCGGAAAATGTCATGAAAATCAGCAATGTTTGTCGTTTTTTTGACAGTGAAGGCATGTGGTGTCGGATGAGTTTGGCAGTGAAGAGGGAACTATGCCGCACCTTGCTGCTGCTGCCAGTCAGGCTGTGGGTGTGGTGAAATGGGTCCGGCCGGCAGTCGCCCAGAAAAAAGACCCGCCCGGAAACGGGGCGGGTCTTTTGAAAAATTCTGGTGGAGGATAAGGGACTCGAACCCTCGACTTCCACGTTGCGAACGTGGCGCTCTCCCAGCTGAGCTAATCCCCCTCATCTCTGCACTATGGTCTCGTCGCCAATCAAGGCGAGCAGACATCCTTCGTACAAGAAAATCTGCTCCTTGTCAACGCCTTTGCCGGTGTGTTGCTCAGCTCTTTTCCCGGGGCAGGCCGGTCAACAAATGTTTGATATGCTCCTTGAGCTCGCCGAGATTGGCAGACTTTACCACATAGGCATCCGAAGCCCACGTGGAGAAATCCTGTTTATACTCGCCATAAGCAGAACAGAGAATAACCGGCAGCTCCCGGTTCTGTTCCTTGATTTTGATTAAGGCCTCCACCCCCGACATGCCAGGCATCTTAATATCCATAATGACTAAATCCGGCTGAAAGGCCGGGATGATTTCCAGTGCTTCTTCAGCAGTGGCGGCAGTGCTTATCTGGTAGCCTTCCTCTTCCAGTTCTTCCTGGTACAGCAGGCGGATATTATCTTCATCATCGACCACAAGAATTTTTTTACCCATTGGCATGCTCCCCTCGCTGGCTGGTTGCAACACGGTATTATTCTCAATGGCTTCCTAACAACGCCACCTTCTTCGTTAAGCGGCAACCTTCGTCACTGCGGCGAACTTTTATGGTTGCCTCATTCCTCAGGTTTTGCCTGCCTCGAACCTGGAGCCGTTACTGTGCCATCCGGTTTTTGAAGCTTTTTACCGTTGTTACACGTTTGTCATTCTTTATTTGTGATGATTGCATCCCGGAGAAATTTAGCTGATTCTTCGGGTGGGGTCGGGTTGATGTAGAATCCGGACCCCCATTCAAAACCGGCAATTCTGGTTAATTTGGGTATTATTTCAAGGTGCCAGTGATAATACGCTGAATCATCCTGCCTGAACGGTGCTGAATGGAGAAAAAAATTATACGGCGGTGTATCGAGAACCTGATCCAGCCGCTTGAGCGTTTCAGAGAGCATCATGGAAAATGATTCGATATCATGTTTGCTGGTTTCCTGGTAGTGGGCGCTGTGGGTTTTGGGAATAATCCAGACTTCAAAAGGAAACCGGGGGGCGTAGGGGCAGACGGCGATAAATTCGTCATTTTCGCTGATTACCCGCTTTTCCTGCTGATGTTCCTGATCGACAATGTCGCAGAAGATGCAACGTTCCTTGTAGGTATAATAGTTTTTTGCTCCCTCAAGCTCTTCTTTAATCTGCCGGGGAATAATGGGCAGGGCAATGAGTTGTGAGTGAGAGTGCTGGACGGTGGCACCGGCGGCCATTCCCTGGTTTTTAAAAATGATCACCGAACTGAAACGGCTGTCTGCCGCCAGTGTTGCCAGCCGATCCCGGTAGGCCCAGAGGACATCCTCAACTTCATGGACAGCCATGGTGCTGAGGGTTGCCTCATGGGCTGGATTTTCTATAATGACTTCGTGCATGCCCACGCCGCTCATGACATCATACATGCCGTTGCCATGTTTTTCCAGCGCCTCCTTGTCCGTAAGGGCCGGGAATTTGTTGGGAACCACCCGCAGGCGCCAGCCGGGTCCGTTGGGGGGACTTCCTGGTTTGCGATAGGCGAGAACTTCAGGAGGAACGACATCTTCATTGCCGGGGCAGAAGGGACAGAAGCCTTTACCTGCTTCTTCTCTGACGATGTCAGTGAAATCGGAAGGGCGTTTCCCCCGTTCTTTGGCAATGATCACCCAGCGATCAGTAACGGGATCTTTGCGGAGCTCTGACATGGACGATATCCTTTCTTCTCTTCTAGCAGCTTTCAGCAATTGCGGTGCTGATCATCTCCGGGGTTACCTGAAGGGTTTTTCGACAAAAACTTTCGAGCAGGGCATTGCCGGCAATTTTACTGATCAACCGTGGAATGCCGCCACTGGCTTCATGAATGAGACTGAAACAGGATGGCTCAAAAAGCTGTGGATTGCCGCCGGAAACCAACAGGCGGAATTTTATCAGCTGCTCCGTTTCACCGGCGTTCAGGGGGGGGAGCTCCAGTGACAAGGATATCCTGCTTCTGATCGAGGCATGGGTTGGATGGTGGAGTCGTTTGAGAAATGGCGGTTCACCGACAAAAATGATTGACAGCAATTTCCCCCAGGATGATTCCCAGTTGCTCATCGACCTGATCAGATGGAGACATTCCGATTTCAGGAAATGGGCTTCATCAACCAGTAGAACTAACTGACGACCTGCTTCTCCCTCTCGGGTTACGGTTTCCTGCAGCCAGAGCAGTTTTTCCTGTTTAGGTATCTGACGTCCGGTCGGGCCGTGCAGGTGATGACAGAAAAGGTCCAGCAGGGCTGCCTGGCTGATCTGGGGGGGTGGTAGAATCAGCAGGGTCAGAAACTTTTCCGGTTTTAGCTGTTGCAACAGCAGCCGGGAAAGTGTTGTCTTGCCGGTGCCGCTTTGTCCCCAGAGCATCATGATCGGTCGCCGTTGCTGCAGTCCGGTGTTTAGCTTCAGCATGGTTTGTTCATGGATTTCCGTCGGATAAAAGATATCCGGGTCAATGGTATCCTGGAAAGGATCTCGGTGCAGACTAAAAAATCTGAGAAAATCTTCCATCTTCTTCCGTTTCATGAATAAGGTTTTGCAGGCGTCGGAAGGCCGGGGTATTTCGGGTGGCAACATCAAACTCCGGGCTGTCCAGAAGCTCCGCCAGCTGGCGAATGCAAAAAGACGCCCGGCTTTTTACTGGTTCCATGATAAACGGCTGCCGATTTCTGACTGCCCGTTCCACACTGCGGTCGCGGTACAAATAACCAAGATTCGCCAGTGTGCGGTTC from Candidatus Anaeroferrophillus wilburensis harbors:
- a CDS encoding response regulator; this translates as MGKKILVVDDEDNIRLLYQEELEEEGYQISTAATAEEALEIIPAFQPDLVIMDIKMPGMSGVEALIKIKEQNRELPVILCSAYGEYKQDFSTWASDAYVVKSANLGELKEHIKHLLTGLPREKS
- a CDS encoding AAA family ATPase, which encodes MKRKKMEDFLRFFSLHRDPFQDTIDPDIFYPTEIHEQTMLKLNTGLQQRRPIMMLWGQSGTGKTTLSRLLLQQLKPEKFLTLLILPPPQISQAALLDLFCHHLHGPTGRQIPKQEKLLWLQETVTREGEAGRQLVLLVDEAHFLKSECLHLIRSMSNWESSWGKLLSIIFVGEPPFLKRLHHPTHASIRSRISLSLELPPLNAGETEQLIKFRLLVSGGNPQLFEPSCFSLIHEASGGIPRLISKIAGNALLESFCRKTLQVTPEMISTAIAESC
- a CDS encoding penicillin-binding protein activator, producing the protein MPPPASAISAVRERVRVVAPPMVGDRDGQSAAKRSFLTGKEGGLPTGKLSLLRVGCLLPLSGDFSSYGRRFLKGMELALSVYGQATGGALVREIVLLVRDTGGLADAAIPLVHELAVKEHVSLLVGPVVGSVASAVARETLDLGIPLILLSSQPGLVNGEHGVFQHFLTSRNQAEQLARLMSSRAAVTVPSVFYPDTVFGRTFSQFFAAAAGRAGFAPSRLVSYQASATDFGIPIRRLLVDCLPVPVEEGEKPATECQLPEQFLVIPDNARRLRLLAPQLAHYGMTRVHIFGSRGWHELHDELKKESGVAGVQFVDAFYAGSDAPERLVCYRNRYQAMFAQPASLYDAYGFDTVCLLKEIGEAITGDTSDPQQVISAVRSLPPLEMVTGCTSLTADGEFEKQLYWLSISDDGTIQGVAGEQALMNQ
- the galT gene encoding galactose-1-phosphate uridylyltransferase, whose amino-acid sequence is MSELRKDPVTDRWVIIAKERGKRPSDFTDIVREEAGKGFCPFCPGNEDVVPPEVLAYRKPGSPPNGPGWRLRVVPNKFPALTDKEALEKHGNGMYDVMSGVGMHEVIIENPAHEATLSTMAVHEVEDVLWAYRDRLATLAADSRFSSVIIFKNQGMAAGATVQHSHSQLIALPIIPRQIKEELEGAKNYYTYKERCIFCDIVDQEHQQEKRVISENDEFIAVCPYAPRFPFEVWIIPKTHSAHYQETSKHDIESFSMMLSETLKRLDQVLDTPPYNFFLHSAPFRQDDSAYYHWHLEIIPKLTRIAGFEWGSGFYINPTPPEESAKFLRDAIITNKE